From the genome of Pukyongia salina, one region includes:
- a CDS encoding choice-of-anchor B family protein, with amino-acid sequence MKKIVTIITVLASSIMIAQVPCSGGSAAGFPCSNFTLQGQITLAAMGAGGGNDSWGWTDPQDGKEYAIVGLNNGTAFIDISDPVDPQYLGKLPTHTSSSTWRDVKVYNNHAFVVSEANGHGMQVFDLTRLRNVTSPPETFTEDAHYGNFGSAHNIVINEDTGYAYAVGTDLYNGGPHFINIQDPLNPTDEGGYALDGYSHDAQVVLYNGPDTSYNGKEILIGSNENAVVVVDITDKGSPQPISSTNYSNVGYTHQGWFTEDMKYFIVGDEIDEFSVGFNTRTLVFDFTDLDNPQLDFEYFGTTPAVDHNGYVVGERFYMASYSAGMRVLDISNIESGSMSEYGYFDTFPGNNNASFDGAWNVYPFFASGNIVISGDFGFTLVRDENLSAPDFSTSDFSIFPNPANNVLNVASKNAPIDTVAIYNVLGQEVNRYDFADSLSETIDISSLKAGLYMVQINKSTTKRLIVN; translated from the coding sequence ATGAAGAAAATAGTTACAATAATTACTGTTCTGGCTAGCTCAATTATGATAGCACAAGTACCGTGCTCAGGAGGCTCTGCAGCAGGTTTCCCATGTTCTAATTTTACGCTTCAGGGGCAAATAACCCTCGCTGCAATGGGCGCAGGAGGAGGAAACGATTCCTGGGGATGGACAGACCCACAGGATGGTAAGGAATATGCAATTGTTGGCCTTAATAACGGTACCGCATTTATCGATATCTCAGATCCTGTGGATCCTCAGTACCTGGGTAAACTTCCAACGCATACTAGTTCAAGTACCTGGAGAGATGTAAAAGTGTATAACAATCATGCATTTGTTGTAAGTGAAGCAAATGGTCACGGTATGCAGGTATTCGACCTAACTCGTTTGCGAAATGTAACCAGCCCTCCCGAAACGTTCACTGAAGACGCGCATTATGGAAATTTTGGTAGTGCACACAATATTGTTATTAACGAAGATACGGGCTATGCATATGCAGTTGGAACCGATCTGTATAACGGTGGACCGCATTTCATAAATATTCAGGACCCGTTGAACCCAACCGATGAAGGTGGTTATGCCTTAGATGGTTACAGCCATGACGCGCAAGTTGTATTGTATAACGGTCCCGACACCAGCTATAATGGGAAAGAGATCCTTATCGGGAGTAACGAAAATGCCGTAGTGGTCGTAGATATTACCGATAAAGGGAGTCCGCAACCCATTTCTTCAACCAATTACTCAAACGTAGGTTATACGCATCAGGGATGGTTCACAGAAGACATGAAGTATTTTATTGTAGGAGATGAAATAGATGAATTTAGTGTTGGCTTCAATACCCGTACCCTTGTATTCGATTTTACCGATCTGGATAACCCTCAGCTTGATTTTGAGTACTTCGGAACCACTCCGGCTGTAGATCACAACGGTTATGTGGTGGGTGAAAGATTCTATATGGCCAGCTACTCCGCAGGAATGAGAGTTCTGGATATTAGCAATATTGAAAGCGGAAGTATGTCTGAATATGGCTATTTCGATACCTTCCCTGGTAACAATAATGCAAGTTTCGATGGCGCATGGAATGTGTACCCCTTCTTCGCAAGTGGGAACATAGTTATAAGCGGTGATTTTGGATTTACCCTGGTGCGAGATGAGAACCTGAGTGCACCCGATTTTAGTACTTCGGATTTTTCCATCTTCCCTAATCCGGCTAACAATGTTCTCAATGTCGCCTCCAAGAACGCCCCAATAGACACTGTTGCAATATACAATGTACTAGGACAGGAAGTAAATCGTTATGATTTTGCCGACAGTCTTTCAGAAACTATAGATATTTCCAGTTTAAAAGCCGGTTTATATATGGTTCAGATCAACAAATCAACCACTAAAAGATTGATTGTGAATTAA
- a CDS encoding HesB/IscA family protein, translating into MIKVSEQAKSKISQLMTDEGFAVEQDFVRVGVKSGGCSGLSYELTFDKQLGAEDKMFEDTPVKIVVDKKSFLYLVGTTLEYSGGLNGKGFVFNNPNANRTCGCGESFSL; encoded by the coding sequence ATGATCAAAGTAAGCGAACAAGCTAAAAGTAAGATTTCTCAGCTGATGACAGACGAGGGCTTTGCTGTAGAACAGGATTTTGTGCGTGTAGGGGTGAAGAGCGGTGGATGTTCGGGATTGTCTTATGAGCTAACTTTCGATAAACAATTAGGGGCTGAGGATAAGATGTTCGAAGACACACCCGTGAAGATCGTAGTAGATAAGAAGAGCTTTCTCTATCTGGTGGGGACCACCCTGGAATACAGTGGAGGGCTGAATGGAAAAGGATTTGTCTTCAACAATCCAAATGCTAACAGAACTTGCGGATGCGGAGAGAGTTTCTCTTTATAA
- a CDS encoding choice-of-anchor B family protein, with product MLRLLSCFLVLWSACITAQTPCSNGTAAGFPCEGYDLISQISLATMGSSRANDSWGWTDPMDGKEYAIVCLNEATAFIDISDPLNPVYLGKLPTQGSSSTWRDAKTYNNHAFIVSEDPGHGMQVFDLTRLRNVPNPPVTFTNDAHFSGFGGAHNIVINEDTGYAYAVGTNQFSGGAYFIDIQDPINPVAAGGYAAEGYTHDAQVVTYNGPDTDYIGQEIMIGSNEDEMVIVDVTDKANPQAISAITYSNVSYTHQGWFTEDQRYFILGDETDEINFGFNSRTLIFDLSDLDNPQFHFQYSGPTGATDHNGYVKGDKFYLANNAAGLRVIDISDIANMNMSEVGNFDTYPVNNNSGFNGSWSVYPYFDSGHIVISDREQGFVLVKPSVILGIDDILNTEVAIYPNPISEHLTISMHDRIISEIKITDTLGKVIYSAENIDANNATVNLAGISSGIYFVRVNKSIVKKIIKN from the coding sequence ATGTTAAGATTATTGTCGTGCTTTTTAGTACTGTGGAGCGCTTGTATCACAGCACAAACCCCGTGCAGCAATGGAACAGCAGCAGGTTTCCCATGTGAAGGATACGACCTCATCTCTCAAATTTCTCTTGCTACCATGGGCTCCAGCCGGGCAAATGACAGTTGGGGCTGGACAGACCCTATGGACGGAAAGGAGTACGCCATTGTTTGTCTTAATGAAGCAACGGCGTTTATAGACATCTCCGATCCGTTGAATCCTGTTTACCTCGGGAAACTCCCAACCCAGGGAAGCTCCAGTACTTGGAGAGATGCAAAAACCTATAACAATCACGCCTTTATAGTTAGTGAGGATCCCGGGCACGGTATGCAGGTCTTCGATCTAACACGCTTACGAAATGTCCCAAACCCTCCGGTTACTTTTACAAACGACGCTCATTTCTCAGGTTTTGGAGGGGCGCATAATATTGTGATCAATGAAGATACGGGTTATGCCTATGCCGTTGGCACCAATCAGTTTAGTGGCGGTGCCTATTTTATAGATATCCAGGATCCTATTAATCCTGTAGCTGCTGGCGGATATGCTGCAGAGGGTTATACTCACGATGCACAGGTAGTTACCTACAATGGCCCTGATACCGATTACATCGGACAGGAAATCATGATAGGGAGCAACGAAGATGAAATGGTGATCGTAGATGTTACAGACAAGGCCAATCCACAAGCTATTTCGGCGATTACCTACTCGAACGTCTCTTATACGCACCAGGGTTGGTTCACAGAGGATCAGCGATATTTTATCCTGGGTGACGAAACAGATGAGATCAATTTTGGCTTTAATTCCAGGACATTGATCTTCGATCTCTCAGATCTTGATAACCCACAGTTTCATTTCCAGTATTCGGGACCCACAGGAGCGACAGACCACAATGGTTATGTAAAAGGCGATAAATTCTACCTTGCCAACAACGCAGCAGGTTTACGGGTGATCGATATCTCGGATATAGCTAATATGAATATGAGTGAAGTAGGGAATTTCGACACCTACCCTGTTAATAATAATTCAGGGTTCAACGGTTCATGGAGTGTGTACCCTTATTTTGATAGTGGACATATAGTAATTAGTGATAGGGAACAGGGGTTTGTCCTGGTAAAACCCTCGGTGATCCTCGGAATTGATGATATCTTAAATACAGAAGTCGCGATCTATCCAAATCCGATCTCCGAACACCTAACAATTAGTATGCATGATAGGATCATTTCAGAAATAAAGATCACAGATACACTAGGTAAAGTAATTTATTCTGCAGAAAATATCGACGCGAACAACGCCACAGTTAATCTGGCAGGTATCTCCAGTGGAATCTATTTTGTTCGTGTTAATAAGTCTATAGTGAAGAAAATAATTAAAAACTAA
- the sufB gene encoding Fe-S cluster assembly protein SufB yields MGKFTEDDLKKELETKEYEYGFYTDIASETFPAGLNEDIVRAISLKKEEPQWMTDWRLESFRVWKEMVEPEWANVRYQKPDFQAISYYSAPSKKPKYDSIDEVDPELLDTFNRLGISLEEQKKLAGVAVDIVMDSVSVATTFKATLAEKGIIFCSISEAIKEHPELVKKYIGSVVPQKDNFYAALNSAVFSDGSFCYIPKGVRCPMELSTYFRINQAGTGQFERTLVIADEGSYVSYLEGCTAPSRDENQLHAAVVELIALDDAEIKYSTVQNWYPGGKDGKGGVYNFVTKRGLCEKNAKISWTQVETGSAVTWKYPSCILKGDNSIGEFYSIAVTNNYQQADTGTKMIHLGKNTRSTIISKGISAGKSQNSYRGLVKISPRAENARNFSQCDSLLMGNNCGAHTFPYIEASNKSARIEHEATTSKIGEDQIFYCNQRGIDTEKAIALIVNGFSKEVLNKLPMEFAVEAQKLLEISLEGSVG; encoded by the coding sequence ATGGGAAAATTTACCGAAGACGATTTAAAGAAAGAACTGGAAACCAAGGAATACGAGTATGGTTTCTACACCGATATTGCTTCAGAGACATTCCCTGCCGGCCTCAATGAAGATATCGTTAGAGCGATCTCTTTAAAAAAGGAGGAACCTCAGTGGATGACCGATTGGCGTCTCGAGTCTTTCCGTGTGTGGAAGGAAATGGTCGAGCCGGAGTGGGCTAATGTTCGCTACCAAAAACCGGATTTCCAGGCAATTTCCTATTATTCGGCGCCGTCAAAGAAACCGAAATACGATAGCATCGATGAAGTAGACCCGGAATTGCTTGATACCTTCAACAGGCTGGGCATATCCCTTGAGGAGCAAAAAAAATTAGCCGGGGTGGCGGTGGATATCGTGATGGATTCCGTTTCTGTGGCGACTACTTTTAAAGCAACTCTGGCCGAAAAGGGAATTATCTTTTGCTCAATTTCAGAAGCAATTAAAGAACACCCCGAACTAGTAAAAAAATACATAGGCTCTGTAGTTCCGCAAAAAGATAACTTTTATGCAGCATTGAACAGCGCTGTTTTTAGCGATGGCTCGTTCTGCTATATTCCGAAGGGTGTTCGGTGCCCTATGGAATTATCTACCTACTTCCGTATCAACCAGGCGGGAACAGGACAGTTTGAACGTACCCTTGTAATTGCAGATGAAGGAAGTTATGTAAGTTATCTCGAAGGGTGTACAGCTCCGTCCAGAGATGAAAACCAGTTGCATGCCGCAGTGGTGGAACTAATAGCCCTGGACGATGCCGAAATAAAATATTCTACGGTTCAAAACTGGTACCCCGGCGGAAAGGACGGTAAAGGAGGGGTGTACAACTTTGTGACCAAGCGGGGCCTTTGCGAAAAAAATGCGAAAATATCCTGGACTCAGGTTGAAACGGGAAGTGCCGTTACCTGGAAATATCCAAGTTGCATATTAAAAGGTGATAATTCTATTGGAGAATTCTACTCGATCGCGGTGACCAATAATTATCAGCAAGCCGATACAGGTACCAAAATGATTCACCTGGGCAAGAACACCAGAAGTACAATTATTTCGAAAGGGATTTCAGCAGGAAAATCACAAAACAGCTATAGAGGTCTTGTGAAGATTAGTCCGAGAGCCGAAAATGCCCGCAACTTCTCACAGTGCGATTCCTTATTAATGGGAAATAATTGCGGTGCTCATACTTTTCCATATATAGAGGCCAGTAATAAATCTGCAAGGATAGAACACGAAGCCACAACCAGTAAGATCGGGGAAGACCAGATCTTTTATTGCAATCAGCGTGGTATCGATACCGAAAAAGCTATTGCTCTTATAGTAAATGGATTTAGCAAGGAGGTTCTAAATAAACTTCCTATGGAATTTGCCGTAGAAGCACAAAAATTATTAGAAATAAGCCTTGAAGGTTCAGTTGGATAA
- a CDS encoding cytochrome-c peroxidase translates to MKRSLVYIALCCLLVVSCTTDQDDNIDGYTATPLELNIPPLFAEKILPPVIPEDNPQSVEGVALGRKLFFDKKLSADNTLACAGCHSPASAFSDPRQFSIGIDGTAGTRNSMPLFNLAWNYNELFFWDGRAVSVENQALFPVIDPIEMHNTWPGAVSTLQADPEYPALFEAAFGTQNIDSTLVTKAIAQFVRTLISGNSKFDRYLAGTEQLTQSELNGLNIFLDENRGDCFHCHGNPNNPLWTDNIFHNNGLDETHVDRGRGAVTGDPREFGTFKTPSLRNLAYTAPYMHDGRFNTIDEVIDHYSEGLVYSETIDPLMKKVDEGGVGLSPEDKADLKAFLLTLSDPSFISNPDFQDPN, encoded by the coding sequence ATGAAACGCAGTTTAGTATATATCGCATTATGTTGTCTTTTGGTAGTTTCTTGTACTACGGACCAGGATGATAATATTGATGGTTATACGGCTACCCCTCTGGAATTGAATATTCCGCCTTTATTTGCCGAAAAGATCCTTCCACCGGTTATCCCGGAAGACAATCCGCAATCTGTTGAAGGCGTGGCTTTGGGTAGAAAGTTATTCTTCGATAAAAAACTATCTGCAGATAATACCTTAGCCTGTGCCGGGTGCCATAGCCCGGCCAGTGCTTTTTCAGATCCCAGGCAATTTAGTATAGGAATTGATGGCACAGCCGGTACAAGAAATTCCATGCCTTTGTTTAACCTGGCCTGGAATTATAACGAACTTTTCTTTTGGGATGGCCGGGCCGTATCGGTTGAAAACCAGGCCTTATTTCCTGTGATCGACCCCATTGAAATGCACAATACATGGCCTGGAGCTGTTAGTACGCTACAGGCAGATCCTGAATATCCAGCCTTGTTCGAAGCTGCCTTCGGAACCCAAAATATAGATTCGACATTGGTGACAAAAGCGATTGCCCAGTTTGTTAGAACGTTAATTTCGGGAAATTCTAAGTTTGATAGGTACCTGGCAGGCACAGAACAATTAACTCAGTCTGAGCTTAACGGACTAAATATTTTCCTGGATGAGAATAGAGGCGATTGTTTTCACTGCCATGGAAATCCTAATAACCCGCTATGGACAGACAATATCTTCCATAACAACGGTCTGGATGAAACACATGTAGATCGTGGCCGAGGTGCGGTAACTGGCGATCCCAGGGAATTTGGGACGTTTAAAACTCCAAGCCTACGAAACCTTGCATACACTGCACCTTATATGCACGATGGTAGATTTAACACCATCGACGAAGTGATCGACCATTACAGTGAAGGACTGGTCTATTCTGAAACCATCGATCCGCTTATGAAAAAAGTGGACGAAGGGGGTGTGGGTCTCTCACCAGAAGATAAGGCCGATCTAAAGGCATTTCTACTTACTTTATCCGACCCCAGCTTTATTTCCAATCCCGATTTCCAGGATCCAAACTAA
- a CDS encoding choice-of-anchor B family protein, translating to MKILLLPILLIFSLPIIAQTPCTGGTAGPYPCSGYDLQSELSLTALNASGGNDSWGWTDSTTGKEYALIGLNNGTAFIDISNPTSPVFLGKLPTHTSNSSWRDVKTYNDHAFIVSEANGHGMQVFDLTRLRNVSSPPETFTEDAHYSGFGRAHNIVINEDTGFAYAVGTSSYNGGPHFINIQNPTNPTAAGGYSMDDYSHDAQVVTYCGPDQDYIGREILIGSNENEVIIADITNKSNPVSISTISYTNVNYTHQGWFTEDQRYFILGDELDEQSVGFNTRTLVFDFEDLDNPQLHTTYTGPTPAIDHNGYVKGTKYYLANYRAGIRVIDISNIASGTMTEEGYFDSYPNNDNANFSGAWNVYPYFASGNIVISDMNRGFLLVKAQSTDLVNPVAVCQDITVSLDANGEVTITGADIDNGSTDNSGVVYFNICNEYFDCSNLGANVVELEVYDDFGNKDYCTATVTVVDDMDPQINCPGNSQVLVDAGQNYYTLPDHFANGDVTATDNCASGLILTQSPVAGTQLPIGIHTINFVAEDSSGNTNNCSFDIIVTDVLSADDIAFENGLSIYPNPASKTININSANRSINSISVIDVSGKVVFNSNNLDTLSATLNVSAIARGLYFVTVNNSVTKKIIKR from the coding sequence ATGAAAATTTTATTACTCCCTATCCTGCTTATTTTTTCTTTACCAATAATTGCACAAACTCCATGTACAGGTGGGACCGCCGGACCATATCCATGCAGTGGTTACGACCTTCAGTCTGAATTAAGCCTTACTGCCTTAAATGCCAGTGGCGGAAATGATAGTTGGGGATGGACAGATTCTACCACCGGGAAGGAATATGCCCTTATTGGCCTTAACAACGGAACTGCCTTTATAGATATATCAAATCCTACAAGTCCGGTATTTCTGGGAAAGCTACCAACGCATACGTCTAATAGTAGCTGGAGAGACGTGAAAACCTATAACGATCATGCCTTTATTGTTAGTGAGGCAAACGGGCACGGGATGCAGGTTTTCGACCTAACCAGGTTGAGAAATGTGAGCAGCCCTCCGGAAACCTTTACAGAGGATGCACATTACTCAGGATTTGGAAGAGCACATAATATAGTGATCAATGAAGACACGGGCTTCGCCTACGCTGTGGGTACTTCCAGTTATAATGGGGGACCACATTTTATCAATATCCAGAATCCTACTAACCCAACCGCTGCAGGAGGATATTCTATGGACGATTACAGCCATGACGCGCAGGTGGTAACCTACTGTGGGCCAGACCAGGATTATATTGGGAGAGAGATATTGATAGGAAGCAATGAAAATGAGGTGATCATTGCCGATATTACCAATAAGTCTAATCCCGTAAGTATCTCCACAATTTCCTACACCAATGTAAATTATACTCACCAGGGCTGGTTTACGGAAGATCAGCGTTACTTTATACTTGGGGACGAGCTGGATGAGCAAAGCGTTGGTTTTAATACCCGTACACTGGTTTTTGATTTTGAGGATCTGGATAATCCCCAGTTACATACTACCTATACCGGTCCAACCCCGGCCATCGATCATAATGGTTATGTAAAAGGAACTAAATACTACCTGGCTAACTATAGAGCCGGTATCCGAGTTATCGATATTTCGAATATCGCTAGTGGAACCATGACAGAAGAAGGCTACTTTGATAGTTATCCCAATAATGATAACGCAAACTTTAGTGGCGCCTGGAACGTTTACCCATACTTTGCCAGTGGAAATATTGTAATTAGCGATATGAATCGTGGTTTTTTACTTGTAAAAGCTCAATCGACAGATCTAGTGAACCCGGTGGCGGTATGCCAGGACATAACAGTATCACTCGACGCAAACGGAGAAGTAACTATTACAGGAGCAGATATTGACAATGGCTCTACCGACAATAGCGGGGTGGTTTATTTCAATATTTGTAACGAATACTTTGATTGCTCCAATCTGGGCGCCAATGTGGTTGAACTGGAAGTTTATGATGACTTCGGAAACAAAGACTATTGTACGGCTACAGTTACAGTAGTAGATGATATGGACCCTCAGATTAATTGCCCGGGGAATTCACAGGTGCTAGTAGACGCCGGACAGAACTACTATACTCTGCCGGATCATTTTGCCAATGGTGACGTAACTGCCACAGATAATTGTGCTTCAGGCCTGATACTTACTCAGAGTCCTGTTGCCGGAACGCAGTTACCTATAGGAATCCATACTATTAATTTCGTAGCTGAAGACAGTAGTGGAAATACAAATAACTGTTCCTTCGATATAATCGTTACAGATGTTCTTTCTGCCGATGATATAGCTTTCGAAAATGGATTGAGTATTTATCCTAATCCTGCTTCAAAAACAATTAATATCAACTCGGCTAACAGATCGATAAACAGTATAAGTGTAATCGATGTTTCAGGGAAGGTGGTATTCAATTCCAATAACCTGGACACATTATCAGCTACTTTGAACGTATCTGCTATTGCCAGAGGATTGTACTTTGTTACAGTTAATAATAGTGTAACAAAAAAGATAATTAAGAGATAA
- a CDS encoding MbnP family protein produces the protein MKKIVLMIVASVLVIGCNNDDNNPQPTPNATVEFTFTHNWDGDEIENTDFDLLQYFNANGEQMSISKLVYLISDVTFTSLSTAESFDAGDYNLINVREGTNLTFTPDIEIPEGEYLVTFTFGFDDEDNQDGIYPDLNSADGGWNVPMMLGGGYHYMRLEGKFVDNTSTQTNYAYHTIRANDNTTTPITLQDTSFEVSLGQVTVGSSTSVEVKMNVAEWFRSPNQWDLNQLNTVLMPNFDAQIMMYENGSIFNGSTGVFSKGTVTQ, from the coding sequence ATGAAAAAGATTGTCCTGATGATTGTAGCTTCCGTTTTGGTAATCGGGTGCAACAACGATGATAATAACCCACAACCTACGCCAAACGCCACAGTTGAATTTACATTTACTCACAACTGGGATGGTGATGAAATTGAAAATACAGATTTCGACCTTTTGCAGTACTTCAATGCCAACGGAGAACAAATGAGTATCTCGAAGCTGGTTTATCTAATTTCCGATGTTACCTTCACAAGTCTTTCTACTGCCGAATCCTTCGATGCAGGGGATTATAACCTGATAAATGTGAGAGAAGGCACTAACCTTACCTTCACTCCCGATATTGAGATCCCGGAAGGAGAATATCTTGTTACGTTCACTTTTGGTTTCGACGATGAAGATAATCAGGATGGAATTTATCCGGATTTGAATTCGGCAGACGGAGGTTGGAACGTGCCAATGATGTTAGGTGGTGGATATCACTATATGCGACTTGAAGGAAAATTTGTCGACAACACGTCAACGCAGACTAATTACGCCTACCACACCATTCGGGCGAACGATAATACCACTACTCCTATCACCTTACAGGATACTTCCTTCGAAGTTAGTCTGGGGCAGGTGACCGTAGGAAGCAGTACCAGTGTAGAAGTAAAGATGAATGTGGCAGAATGGTTTAGAAGTCCGAATCAATGGGACCTGAACCAATTAAACACTGTATTGATGCCAAATTTCGATGCCCAGATCATGATGTACGAAAATGGTTCTATCTTCAATGGTTCAACCGGAGTATTTAGCAAAGGAACCGTTACACAGTAA
- a CDS encoding choice-of-anchor B family protein produces the protein MIKNLLLYGLSIFSTLALAQTPCESGMAGSYPCSGYDLLSTFTLGELGGSSGNDSWGWTDPQNGKEYAITGVNNGTVFIDITDPVNPVILGKLLGHGNSSSLWRDVKVYNNYAFMVSEAGGHGMQIFDLTRLRSVSSPPENFTEDAYFSGFGSAHNVVINEASGYAYGVGTGQFSGGAVFVNIQDPLNPVAEGGYSGSGYTHDAQVVTYSGPDTDYAGSEIYIGCNTDEVVIVDVTDKSNPQLISTIGYANIGYTHQGWLTEDQTYFIAGDEFDESNVGFNTRSIVFDFTDLDNPQFHMEYFGPTPAIDHNGYVKGDRFYLANYTAGFRVIDISDIANGNMNEIGYFDTHPANQNVSYNGAWNVYPYFPSGNIVVSNIDGGFFVLREQNLGTDPVDSTSFALTPNPASDILMITSDVSGIETIEIRNMLGQQVLQFEFNHTNNEQIDISGLTSGMYLVKINNNTVKRLIVK, from the coding sequence ATGATAAAGAATCTACTCCTGTATGGATTATCAATATTCAGCACCCTGGCTTTAGCACAGACCCCTTGTGAAAGTGGTATGGCAGGATCTTACCCATGTAGTGGCTACGACCTGTTGTCAACATTTACGCTTGGCGAATTAGGCGGCAGCTCAGGAAATGATTCCTGGGGCTGGACAGATCCTCAAAATGGAAAGGAATATGCAATTACCGGTGTAAATAACGGTACCGTATTTATAGACATCACAGATCCCGTTAACCCCGTTATCCTGGGTAAATTATTGGGCCATGGCAATTCTTCCAGCCTATGGCGTGATGTGAAAGTGTATAATAATTATGCTTTTATGGTGAGTGAAGCAGGAGGACATGGGATGCAGATCTTCGATCTTACGCGTTTAAGATCTGTGAGCAGCCCTCCCGAAAACTTTACAGAGGATGCTTATTTTAGTGGCTTCGGAAGTGCCCACAATGTGGTTATTAATGAAGCATCGGGCTATGCTTATGGCGTAGGAACCGGTCAATTTAGCGGCGGAGCTGTTTTTGTAAATATTCAGGACCCGTTAAACCCTGTTGCTGAAGGTGGATATTCGGGAAGTGGTTATACTCACGATGCCCAAGTAGTAACTTATTCGGGCCCGGATACCGATTACGCTGGTAGCGAGATCTACATTGGCTGTAATACCGATGAAGTAGTGATCGTGGACGTGACCGATAAGTCCAATCCTCAGCTTATCTCAACTATAGGCTACGCCAACATAGGTTATACCCACCAGGGATGGCTTACAGAAGATCAGACCTATTTTATAGCCGGTGATGAATTTGACGAATCTAATGTTGGATTCAATACTCGTTCTATTGTTTTCGACTTCACCGACCTGGATAATCCACAATTTCACATGGAATATTTTGGACCCACTCCTGCCATAGATCACAATGGATACGTAAAAGGAGACAGATTTTACCTGGCTAATTATACAGCGGGATTCCGCGTGATTGATATAAGTGATATTGCCAATGGAAATATGAACGAGATAGGTTATTTCGACACACATCCGGCAAATCAGAATGTTTCTTATAATGGCGCGTGGAACGTATATCCGTATTTCCCTAGTGGTAATATTGTTGTAAGCAATATTGACGGTGGTTTTTTCGTGCTGAGAGAGCAAAATCTGGGAACAGACCCCGTGGATAGTACAAGTTTTGCGCTAACCCCGAATCCTGCTTCAGACATACTAATGATTACTTCAGATGTAAGTGGAATCGAGACCATAGAGATTAGGAATATGCTGGGCCAGCAGGTGCTGCAATTCGAATTTAATCATACAAATAATGAACAAATAGATATCTCCGGCCTAACTTCCGGTATGTATCTGGTTAAAATCAATAATAACACCGTAAAAAGACTAATAGTAAAGTAA